The Bacteroidia bacterium sequence CGAAATTGCTCAAATTGATTTGTTTGGCATATTTTCCTGTGTAATTACTCAAGTATTCTTGATACACCAATTGTCCAATTGCATTGTGAATTTCGATGGTGTAATTATCCATATTACTGACAGAAAAATCTACTTCGAAATTACCATTGTTCGGATTTGGAAACACATTGAAAGAATTAATCAAATTATTTGTTGCAATTCCTGTATTGACAACTGTATCTGTTGCTGAAGTGGAAGAGCATCCATTCGAATTAGTTTC is a genomic window containing:
- a CDS encoding T9SS type A sorting domain-containing protein, which codes for ETNSNGCSSTSATDTVVNTGIATNNLINSFNVFPNPNNGNFEVDFSVSNMDNYTIEIHNAIGQLVYQEYLSNYTGKYAKQINLSNFGKGIYMLSLTNSHNQNIKKLIVL